One segment of Triticum aestivum cultivar Chinese Spring chromosome 2A, IWGSC CS RefSeq v2.1, whole genome shotgun sequence DNA contains the following:
- the LOC123191996 gene encoding putative serine/threonine-protein kinase yields the protein MADASVALLDVPLAIGNSNIHDPAEEGSSMLDAAAMPPLYPLLGKERHFDVGMIIKTATQDFSNNIGDGGYSIVYKGQLPDGTVIAAKCFKESRLTDKGRGDFLREVKVMSTRTHVNLAKLLYYCQEGVKWILVYEWMENSSLDRHMFGTQENRSHSSLNWAQKLEIIRGVAVGVEFLHSKQVIHRDLKPGNILLDGSWNPKVADFATAKLFIDEQTDPTLVLTPGYVAPEYIGEGALTYKCDVYSFGVVLLQIVSGKRRADTPRFLLPTYQLWKEGKSWELLAQEVAEPRARGEVLFWLARCIQIGLLCVQHSPGDRPDMSEVVTMLTNTSSQVDTPLEPTPNSGAVPGAQPGPSRTFVPWLFCSCGRDSASPGTEATV from the exons ATGGCTGATGCTTCCGTCGCTCTCTTGGACGTCCCCCTTGCCATCGGCAACTCCAACATCCATGATCCAGCGGAGGAAGGATCTAGCATGCTCGACGCCGCGGCCATGCCGCCGCT ATATCCATTGCTTGGAAAGGAGCGGCATTTTGATGTAGGAATG ATTATAAAAACGGCTACACAAGATTTCTCAAATAATATTGGAGATGGAGGATATAGCATTGTCTACAAG GGGCAGCTACCCGATGGTACAGTGATTGCTGCAAAATGTTTCAAAGAGTCTCGTCTTACTGATAAAGGCAGGGGAGATTTCTTAAGAGAAGTGAAAGTGATGTCAACGCGCACACATGTCAATCTTGCGAAGCTCCTCTATTATTGCCAGGAAGGAGTTAAATGGATACTAGTCTACGAGTGGATGGAGAACTCAAGTTTGGATCGCCATATGTTTGGTACTC AAGAAAACAGGTCCCACTCCTCACTGAATTGGGCGCAAAAGCTGGAAATAATTCGTGGGGTCGCTGTAGGTGTTGAATTCCTTCACAGCAAGCAAGTCATTCACAGGGATCTAAAACCTGGCAATATACTTTTGGATGGTTCGTGGAATCCCAAAGTAGCCGACTTTGCCACTGCCAAGCTGTTCATCGACGAGCAGACGGATCCAACATTAGTACTTACACC GGGATATGTCGCTCCAGAGTATATAGGGGAAGGGGCCCTGACATACAAGTGTGATGTATATAGCTTCGGAGTCGTCTTGCTGCAGATCGTAAGTGGCAAAAGGAGAGCAGACACGCCAAGGTTCCTTCTACCT ACCTATCAATTGTGGAAGGAAGGTAAGAGCTGGGAGCTTCTTGCTCAGGAAGTGGCTGAACCTAGAGCTAGAGGCGAGGTCTTATTCTGGCTAGCCAGATGCATCCAGATTGGTCTTCTCTGCGTGCAGCATTCTCCCGGGGACAGGCCTGACATGTCTGAAGTTGTGACAATGCTAACCAACACCAGCTCACAGGTCGATACGCCACTGGAACCAACACCGAACAGTGGAGCAGTACCCGGCGCACAACCTGGACCGAGCCGGACCTTTGTACCATGGCTATTTTGTTCCTGTGGACGCGACTCCGCGAGCCCAGGCACGGAAGCTACGGTGTAG